In Campylobacter sp. 2014D-0216, the following proteins share a genomic window:
- the truA gene encoding tRNA pseudouridine(38-40) synthase TruA, with protein sequence MLLKLTFSYDGSKFQGSATQPHKHSVQDTLAQALSHLGIYDKPLFASRTDKGVHAFNAVACVKAGEYFKDLSYLKNKINHFAHPYIHIKHIQKVQDDFQVRFDVKKRAYRYILSHEKYNPFLASYVHFYPKIDLQLAQKIISMFEGELDFKLFQKEGSDTKTSIRKMYKTRIYTYKNHTILYFEANGFLRSQIRMMVASILRVLEGKMSQSELLEQISTKKAHCRFLAPASGLYLSKISYHNNA encoded by the coding sequence ATGCTTTTAAAACTTACCTTTTCATATGATGGATCGAAATTTCAAGGCTCTGCTACACAGCCGCATAAACATAGCGTGCAAGATACTTTAGCACAGGCTTTGTCGCATTTGGGAATTTATGATAAGCCTTTGTTTGCTTCTAGAACCGATAAAGGCGTTCATGCTTTTAACGCAGTTGCTTGTGTGAAAGCAGGGGAGTATTTTAAGGATTTATCGTATCTAAAAAATAAAATCAATCATTTTGCACATCCATACATACATATAAAGCATATTCAAAAGGTTCAAGATGATTTTCAAGTTCGTTTTGATGTGAAAAAAAGGGCTTATCGATATATTTTAAGCCATGAAAAATATAACCCTTTTTTAGCTTCTTATGTGCATTTTTACCCTAAGATTGACTTGCAATTAGCTCAAAAAATTATATCTATGTTTGAAGGAGAGCTTGATTTTAAACTTTTTCAAAAAGAAGGTTCTGACACCAAAACAAGTATAAGAAAAATGTATAAAACGAGAATTTATACATATAAAAACCATACGATTTTGTATTTTGAAGCAAATGGTTTTTTAAGATCGCAAATTCGAATGATGGTTGCTAGTATTTTAAGGGTGCTTGAAGGTAAAATGAGCCAAAGTGAGCTTTTAGAGCAAATTAGTACTAAAAAAGCTCATTGTAGGTTTTTGGCTCCTGCTAGTGGTTTGTATTTGAGTAAGATTTCTTATCATAATAATGCATGA
- the trmA gene encoding tRNA (uridine(54)-C5)-methyltransferase TrmA, with amino-acid sequence MHFEEKVALNQALFSSFFDQEIQCFSSPLKAYRTRAEFSIYHHENGEITYAMHEDKKKVPITNFDIADEKIQKFMPILLQNLNENLKHKLFGVEFLATKLDLSVTLLYHKNIETIIHDLQELSTRLNLKLIARSRGKKLVFKEERLEQVLSINSKEVKYEFNNDCFIQPNTFINEKMIEWVIACIQDDFKQDLLELYCGYGNFTIALAQYFNQVLATEISKKNIEFALRNCTLNAIENINFTRLSSEELSQALKKEREFNRLKGIDLDAFGFSHVLVDPPRVGLDLSVMELIKHYEYIIYISCNPVSLKENLEILCQSHEIVHFAFFDQFANTPHLECGVYLRKKA; translated from the coding sequence ATGCATTTTGAAGAAAAGGTTGCTTTAAATCAAGCATTGTTTTCTTCATTTTTTGATCAAGAAATTCAATGCTTTAGTTCTCCATTAAAAGCTTATAGAACTAGAGCTGAATTTTCTATATATCATCATGAAAATGGAGAAATTACCTATGCAATGCATGAGGATAAAAAGAAAGTTCCTATTACAAATTTTGATATAGCTGATGAAAAAATTCAAAAATTTATGCCTATTTTGTTGCAAAATTTAAATGAGAATTTAAAACATAAGCTTTTTGGAGTGGAATTTTTAGCGACTAAGTTGGATTTAAGTGTAACCTTGCTTTATCATAAAAATATCGAAACCATTATACATGATTTGCAAGAATTATCTACAAGATTAAACCTCAAGCTTATAGCAAGAAGCAGGGGAAAGAAACTTGTTTTTAAAGAAGAGCGATTAGAACAGGTATTGAGTATTAACTCCAAAGAAGTAAAGTATGAGTTTAACAATGACTGTTTTATTCAGCCTAATACTTTCATCAATGAAAAAATGATAGAATGGGTGATAGCTTGTATTCAAGATGATTTTAAACAAGATTTGTTAGAGCTTTATTGTGGATATGGAAATTTTACCATTGCTTTGGCGCAGTATTTTAATCAAGTCTTGGCAACTGAAATTTCTAAGAAAAACATTGAATTTGCATTGAGAAATTGCACTTTAAATGCTATTGAAAATATAAACTTTACAAGACTTTCTAGTGAAGAACTAAGCCAAGCTTTAAAAAAAGAAAGAGAATTTAATCGCTTAAAAGGGATTGATCTAGACGCTTTTGGGTTTTCTCATGTTTTGGTTGATCCTCCAAGAGTAGGGCTTGATCTAAGCGTAATGGAGCTTATTAAACATTATGAGTATATTATTTATATATCTTGTAATCCTGTGAGTTTAAAAGAAAATCTTGAAATTTTATGTCAAAGTCATGAAATTGTGCATTTTGCGTTTTTTGATCAATTTGCCAACACTCCTCATCTTGAATGTGGAGTTTATTTAAGAAAAAAAGCTTAA
- a CDS encoding ankyrin repeat domain-containing protein, giving the protein MRILLLCLVFSFHVLALEYSCEYVKENKNDFFKEFKPENTQDFTQVDLNCKISLKNNSITKKLYALANEIRGSNSACMGGEYFSDLRKFDFKLLKIALDPNAYQKDLQDPVLSEEKFSKLKAYFRFWAYQSIGNFKLFKEFWKEYNSAINPLTKYFQDEFHLDKASAIYYASNALNEFLNWAVGETKIFKDISDFEKFVANKNNSLDQIKEYIYSKKISNLELNNGFKSALLNNRESEIIAEFIKLGAKINEGYESALFFALDNANNVKVLLDNKAEIDYKNSFGKTPLFYAVEYNNYKVAKLLLENGANVNQKYINDNEKLSIANMGNNTPYFITLCALEHTSKNIFMHAANYADVKMLKLLIDYKANYKEIDDLGFNALDFALIAKKEQNAKYLRKIGLKENENLMLYEEAQP; this is encoded by the coding sequence TTGAGAATTTTACTGTTATGTTTAGTATTTAGTTTTCATGTTTTAGCTTTGGAGTATAGCTGTGAATACGTAAAAGAAAACAAAAATGATTTTTTTAAGGAATTTAAACCTGAAAATACGCAAGATTTTACACAGGTAGATTTAAACTGTAAGATTTCTTTAAAAAATAATTCTATCACAAAAAAACTTTATGCGCTTGCTAATGAAATTAGAGGAAGCAATAGTGCTTGTATGGGCGGGGAGTATTTTAGTGATTTAAGAAAATTTGATTTTAAATTATTAAAAATTGCACTTGATCCAAATGCTTATCAAAAAGATCTACAAGATCCTGTTTTGTCGGAAGAAAAATTTTCAAAGCTCAAAGCTTATTTTAGATTTTGGGCTTACCAAAGCATAGGAAATTTTAAGCTCTTTAAAGAATTTTGGAAAGAATACAATAGCGCTATCAATCCGTTGACTAAATACTTTCAAGATGAATTTCACTTGGATAAGGCAAGTGCGATATATTATGCAAGTAATGCATTGAACGAATTTTTAAATTGGGCTGTGGGTGAGACTAAAATTTTTAAAGATATTTCAGATTTTGAAAAATTTGTTGCAAATAAAAATAATTCTTTAGATCAGATTAAAGAGTATATTTATAGTAAGAAAATTAGCAATCTAGAATTAAACAATGGCTTTAAATCTGCACTGTTAAATAATAGAGAAAGTGAGATTATTGCGGAATTTATCAAGCTTGGTGCAAAGATTAATGAGGGCTATGAGTCAGCTTTGTTTTTTGCTTTAGATAATGCAAACAATGTAAAAGTTTTATTAGATAATAAAGCCGAGATTGATTATAAAAACTCTTTTGGAAAAACTCCGTTATTTTATGCGGTAGAATATAATAACTACAAGGTAGCAAAGCTTTTGCTTGAAAATGGAGCTAATGTAAATCAAAAATACATCAATGATAATGAGAAACTATCTATTGCTAATATGGGAAATAATACCCCATATTTCATTACTTTGTGTGCATTGGAGCATACTTCTAAAAATATCTTTATGCATGCGGCAAATTATGCAGATGTAAAAATGCTTAAATTATTGATTGATTATAAAGCAAACTATAAAGAAATAGATGATCTAGGTTTTAATGCACTTGATTTTGCGCTGATAGCAAAAAAAGAACAAAATGCTAAGTATTTAAGAAAAATTGGTTTAAAAGAGAATGAAAATTTAATGTTATATGAAGAGGCGCAGCCATGA
- a CDS encoding MarR family winged helix-turn-helix transcriptional regulator — MFYKGFLIFFQKITYTNRKILHRINEILEPFGLKSSDWRVFVYLNYHQNSALAPICEYYQMDKALLSRAVSKLAKLGYIDFLKSDDKREKIITLSTNGMQVYHDANICIREYEKEILSILNIQDQEKLLKLLDYINEKI; from the coding sequence ATTTTTTACAAAGGATTTCTCATTTTTTTTCAAAAAATTACTTATACTAATAGAAAAATACTCCATAGGATTAATGAAATTTTAGAGCCTTTTGGTTTAAAGTCGAGTGATTGGAGGGTTTTTGTTTATTTGAATTATCATCAAAATAGTGCTTTAGCTCCAATTTGTGAGTATTATCAAATGGATAAAGCTTTGCTTTCAAGAGCGGTGTCTAAATTAGCAAAACTTGGGTATATTGATTTTCTAAAATCTGATGATAAAAGAGAGAAAATCATCACACTTAGCACTAATGGCATGCAAGTATATCATGATGCTAACATTTGTATAAGAGAATACGAAAAAGAGATTTTAAGTATATTGAATATTCAAGATCAAGAAAAGCTTTTAAAATTACTTGATTATATCAATGAAAAAATTTAA
- a CDS encoding LptF/LptG family permease: protein MKLVYKYLLNQFLSTMLSLFFTLFIIVSIIFFIQLAKITAYIEITFFELIKLYVLLLPKILIFTLPISFFIALTLAFYRLSRENESTVLFALSIAPSMIASFFAKIAALISAFMLTVVLVFIPISFELFDNFVDYKKISAKVSIKTGEFGQRYGEWLVFIDAKNLDDIYKNIIMYHPKKSPQDKEQIIIAKEGKLQTDEGVITFRLDEGKAYEIKEDNWHISSFKNLLIKSKISSKDLSTQSFYGYWSDVTSNKEKAKEFVIYTLIALFPLASVFFALSFGIVTYRYEKGFAYLGIFVIIFAYFTLLISFYNPPFVAIAVIFLSFLVSSLFYFKKKIVSKY from the coding sequence ATGAAACTAGTTTATAAGTATTTACTCAATCAATTTTTAAGTACGATGTTATCTTTGTTTTTTACTTTATTTATTATTGTTTCTATTATATTTTTTATACAACTTGCAAAAATCACAGCTTATATCGAGATAACTTTTTTTGAACTAATTAAACTTTATGTGCTTTTACTGCCAAAGATTTTGATTTTCACCTTACCTATATCATTTTTTATTGCTTTGACTTTGGCATTTTATAGACTTTCAAGAGAAAATGAAAGTACTGTGTTGTTTGCTTTAAGTATAGCACCTAGTATGATAGCGAGTTTTTTTGCTAAAATTGCCGCTTTAATTAGTGCCTTTATGCTTACGGTAGTTTTGGTTTTTATACCAATTTCTTTTGAACTTTTTGATAATTTTGTTGATTATAAAAAAATCAGTGCCAAGGTGAGTATAAAAACTGGAGAATTTGGTCAAAGATATGGCGAATGGCTTGTTTTTATCGATGCTAAAAATCTAGATGATATTTATAAAAATATCATTATGTATCATCCAAAGAAAAGTCCACAAGATAAAGAGCAAATTATCATTGCTAAAGAGGGTAAACTTCAAACAGATGAGGGGGTGATTACTTTTAGGCTTGATGAGGGAAAGGCTTATGAGATTAAAGAGGATAATTGGCATATTTCTAGTTTTAAAAATCTTTTGATTAAAAGCAAAATTTCTTCTAAAGACTTAAGTACGCAAAGTTTTTATGGGTATTGGTCTGATGTGACAAGCAATAAAGAAAAGGCAAAAGAATTTGTGATTTATACTTTAATCGCATTATTTCCTTTGGCGAGTGTGTTTTTTGCCTTGTCTTTTGGCATTGTAACTTATCGTTATGAAAAAGGTTTTGCTTATTTGGGTATTTTTGTGATTATTTTTGCGTATTTTACACTTTTGATTAGTTTTTATAATCCTCCATTTGTAGCTATTGCGGTGATTTTTTTAAGTTTTTTGGTAAGTTCTTTGTTTTATTTTAAAAAGAAAATCGTAAGCAAATACTAA
- a CDS encoding methylated-DNA--[protein]-cysteine S-methyltransferase translates to MYQSFYKADFAYIILQCTENALFSVDFSTKKPNLSKQKHLILDQALEELDLYFKKKIFHFNTPLTSHGSAFEQKVYQSLVQIPYGKTRTYQEIACQINHPKAFRAVANANAKNQLAIFIPCHRVVAKHHLSGYNGGVFIKEFLLKLEGAL, encoded by the coding sequence ATGTATCAAAGTTTTTACAAGGCTGATTTTGCTTATATTATCCTACAATGCACTGAAAATGCATTGTTTAGCGTTGATTTTAGTACAAAAAAACCTAACCTTAGCAAGCAAAAACACCTTATTTTAGACCAAGCTTTAGAAGAATTAGATCTTTATTTTAAGAAAAAAATTTTTCATTTTAATACCCCACTAACTTCACATGGTAGTGCTTTTGAGCAAAAAGTTTACCAAAGTTTAGTTCAAATTCCTTATGGCAAGACTAGAACCTACCAAGAAATAGCTTGTCAAATCAACCATCCAAAAGCCTTTAGGGCTGTAGCAAATGCAAATGCAAAAAACCAACTTGCTATTTTCATTCCATGCCATAGAGTAGTCGCAAAACACCACCTTAGTGGTTACAATGGCGGGGTATTCATCAAAGAATTTTTATTAAAATTAGAAGGTGCTTTATAA
- a CDS encoding EamA family transporter — MPSLLLASFIWAFSFPLIGHFITLEMDSFFAAFAKVFLSLLVFIPFLNFKIDTNLKLKLIAIGALQLGVMNLFYYHSFLYLSVSEVALFTIFTPFYVVLFYGLFSKNIRYWYFISIFVCVLGAFIVKFDNINSNFLYGFLLIQGANLVFGAGQSFYKILLENHTHLSQKEAFAYFYLGAICITLPAFLIFGDYNNLPSNLGSWVALIYLGTIASGLGYFLWNKGSTEVDSGVLALMNNAIIPISIFINMSIFGVDVEILPFCIGSLIILLSFFVHKKIMHYYDKKSYSNTNH; from the coding sequence ATGCCAAGTTTATTACTAGCAAGCTTTATATGGGCTTTTTCATTTCCTTTAATAGGACATTTTATTACTTTAGAAATGGATAGTTTTTTTGCTGCTTTTGCAAAAGTATTTTTATCATTGTTGGTTTTCATTCCCTTTTTAAATTTCAAAATCGATACAAATTTAAAACTCAAACTCATCGCCATTGGTGCCTTGCAACTTGGCGTGATGAATTTGTTTTATTATCATTCTTTTTTATATCTTAGTGTAAGCGAAGTGGCTCTTTTTACTATTTTCACTCCTTTTTATGTCGTTTTATTTTATGGATTATTTTCAAAGAATATTAGATATTGGTATTTTATCAGTATTTTTGTCTGTGTTTTAGGCGCCTTTATAGTAAAATTTGACAATATCAATTCAAACTTTTTATATGGATTTTTACTCATACAAGGAGCAAATTTAGTATTTGGTGCAGGACAAAGTTTCTATAAAATTTTACTTGAAAATCATACACACTTAAGCCAAAAAGAAGCATTTGCATATTTTTATCTAGGTGCGATCTGTATCACCTTACCTGCCTTTTTAATCTTTGGAGACTATAACAACTTACCATCTAATCTTGGTTCTTGGGTAGCTCTGATCTATCTTGGCACCATTGCTTCAGGACTAGGTTATTTTTTATGGAACAAAGGTTCTACTGAAGTAGACAGTGGGGTTTTAGCTTTAATGAATAATGCAATTATACCTATTAGTATTTTTATCAACATGAGTATTTTTGGGGTAGATGTAGAAATTTTACCTTTTTGTATAGGTTCTTTGATTATTCTTTTATCTTTTTTTGTGCATAAAAAAATCATGCATTATTATGATAAGAAATCTTACTCAAATACAAACCACTAG
- a CDS encoding MFS transporter, producing MGLSKKYNLFNVNFFCIFGINFAICLVFYMSTISCTDYVLGVLNLQTSTAGLIMGAFVIGALLSRLYFGSIIDNINIKKVIVISLLVYLCVNLMYLKFYNIYFLILIRFLAGACYGVCSCACGAAIARIIPSNKRGIGIGYYATSVVLTSALGPFLAIKLDSINEFQLSFLIACASIVLALILSIFLKVRRFKKHHHHHHGKRKFSIYHYFEKSVLGLALVTFIFACPFGAIIAYMSAYTQSLNLSFAGSMFFVVYASFSMVFRPIAGKVFDQYGPNIIMFFSFCSFIVCLLLLAFAQNFLMIILAGIFCALGYANAASSAQALAIKLAPKEKMGLANSTFFIALDFGIGVSPYLLGIIEPSIGFANVYALCIVLVAIAMALYYLLIVKKSTC from the coding sequence ATGGGTCTTAGTAAAAAGTATAATTTATTTAATGTAAATTTTTTCTGTATTTTTGGTATTAATTTTGCGATTTGTCTTGTATTTTATATGAGTACCATATCTTGTACAGATTATGTTTTAGGTGTTTTAAATCTTCAAACTAGCACAGCAGGTCTTATTATGGGTGCATTTGTTATAGGAGCTTTACTTTCAAGGCTTTATTTTGGCTCAATTATTGACAATATCAACATTAAAAAAGTGATCGTTATCTCACTTTTGGTTTATTTGTGTGTGAATTTGATGTATTTGAAATTTTATAATATTTATTTTTTGATTTTAATTCGTTTTTTGGCAGGGGCATGTTATGGGGTTTGTTCTTGTGCGTGTGGCGCGGCTATTGCGAGGATTATCCCTAGTAATAAAAGGGGAATTGGTATAGGTTATTACGCTACAAGTGTAGTTTTAACTTCGGCTTTGGGACCTTTTTTGGCTATAAAACTTGACTCTATCAATGAATTTCAATTAAGCTTTTTGATTGCCTGTGCAAGTATAGTTTTGGCTTTAATTTTATCGATCTTTTTAAAAGTAAGAAGATTTAAAAAACATCACCACCATCATCATGGTAAAAGAAAATTTAGCATTTATCATTATTTTGAAAAGTCAGTATTAGGACTAGCTTTGGTGACTTTTATTTTTGCATGTCCTTTTGGAGCAATAATCGCTTATATGAGTGCTTATACTCAAAGTTTGAATTTAAGCTTTGCTGGTTCGATGTTTTTTGTTGTTTATGCGAGTTTTTCTATGGTGTTTAGACCTATTGCTGGCAAAGTTTTTGATCAGTATGGACCTAACATTATCATGTTTTTTTCTTTTTGTAGTTTTATAGTATGTTTGCTTTTACTTGCTTTTGCGCAAAACTTTTTGATGATTATTCTTGCTGGAATTTTTTGTGCCTTGGGTTATGCAAATGCAGCTTCAAGCGCTCAAGCTCTGGCTATAAAACTTGCCCCTAAGGAAAAAATGGGTTTGGCTAATTCTACTTTTTTTATTGCTTTAGATTTTGGAATAGGGGTAAGCCCTTATTTGCTTGGTATTATCGAGCCAAGTATAGGTTTTGCTAATGTTTATGCACTTTGTATAGTTTTAGTTGCCATTGCTATGGCTTTATATTATTTATTAATTGTTAAAAAATCTACTTGTTAA
- a CDS encoding SDR family NAD(P)-dependent oxidoreductase produces MKIALITGVSSGFGLETLKALVELDYKVIAIARREERLHKLQELYGDKVHPIVLDVRDKQAVFNAIDKLPQELTNISLLVNNAGLALGLDEFDSLDIEDIETMIDTNIKGFLYIARAVLPLMRKMQNAHVINLGSIAANVPYYGGNVYCGTKAFVAQFSKALRTDLRGSNIKVTNIAPGLCKTEFSEVRFKGDVKKADGVYENTKYIQAKDIAKIITFVISLPEHININEIELMPVTQTWAGTFSEKI; encoded by the coding sequence ATGAAAATTGCTTTGATAACAGGGGTGAGTTCTGGGTTTGGTTTAGAAACTTTAAAGGCTTTAGTCGAGCTTGACTATAAAGTTATAGCTATTGCAAGGCGTGAAGAAAGACTACATAAGTTGCAAGAGCTTTATGGGGATAAAGTGCATCCTATCGTACTTGATGTAAGAGATAAACAAGCTGTTTTTAATGCAATCGATAAGCTACCTCAAGAACTTACAAACATTTCATTGTTAGTTAATAATGCGGGCCTTGCTTTAGGATTGGATGAATTTGATTCTTTGGACATAGAAGATATTGAAACTATGATTGATACTAATATCAAAGGCTTTTTGTATATTGCAAGAGCAGTTTTACCTTTGATGAGAAAAATGCAAAATGCTCATGTGATCAACCTTGGTTCTATTGCTGCAAATGTGCCTTATTATGGAGGTAATGTTTATTGTGGAACTAAGGCTTTTGTGGCGCAATTTTCTAAAGCTCTAAGAACGGATTTACGTGGAAGTAATATTAAAGTAACCAATATCGCGCCAGGACTTTGTAAAACTGAGTTTAGCGAGGTGAGATTTAAAGGTGATGTAAAAAAAGCTGATGGTGTGTATGAAAACACCAAATACATTCAAGCAAAAGATATCGCAAAGATAATAACTTTCGTCATTTCTTTGCCAGAACACATCAATATCAATGAAATAGAACTAATGCCTGTGACCCAAACTTGGGCAGGTACTTTTAGCGAAAAAATATAA
- a CDS encoding Na+/H+ antiporter NhaC family protein, translating into MKIFYLLLAPLFLFADAQANAHLFGAWTLLPPVIAIILAFITKDVVLSLFIGALSGTFMLGLVENSIYHAIIASFTGFISKVVNAMASPGNAGILLQVLTIGGVVALITKTGGTKAVAVWLSTKAKQAKSSQFATWCMGIFIFFDDYANSLIVGPIMRPVTDKFRVSREKLAFIMDATAAPITGLAIISTWIGLEISLIRSGYDLIDNATFAHLGIAKEEINAFEIFVQTLPYRFYNLFMLIFVVLTIYTGREFGPMLKAELRARAGKFSHGHEQIDNIEDKVLEPKEHVKLQASNAIIPLAVLIVFSFIGFYFSGYNALDDASIKAQIDAAPLSLFAFRETFGAADASVVLFQAALLATIVAIILGMYRKIFTLKEAIAVWTHGWRTMIMTVIILLCAWSLASVIKDLGTSKYLIDLFSDKTPIYLLPTAIFIFASIISFSTGTSYGTMGILMPLAIPLAMAVGVHNDLSGLELHQYMIINISGVLTGAIFGDHCSPISDTTILSSMGSKCDLLAHVSTQMPYALSVCAISILCGYLPVALGLNVWLGLAFGIVAMVALLYVVGKKVDA; encoded by the coding sequence ATGAAAATTTTTTATTTATTACTAGCTCCTTTGTTTTTGTTTGCTGATGCACAAGCAAATGCACATCTTTTTGGAGCTTGGACACTTTTGCCACCTGTGATAGCTATTATTTTAGCTTTTATCACTAAAGATGTGGTGCTTTCACTGTTTATTGGTGCATTAAGTGGTACTTTTATGTTAGGACTTGTTGAAAATAGTATTTATCATGCTATTATCGCTTCTTTTACAGGGTTTATTTCTAAAGTGGTAAACGCTATGGCTAGTCCAGGTAATGCAGGTATTTTACTTCAAGTTTTAACGATAGGTGGAGTTGTAGCACTCATTACCAAAACAGGTGGTACAAAAGCGGTTGCAGTTTGGCTTTCTACTAAGGCTAAACAGGCAAAAAGTTCACAATTTGCTACTTGGTGTATGGGAATTTTTATTTTCTTTGATGATTATGCTAACTCTTTGATCGTAGGACCTATCATGCGTCCAGTTACTGATAAATTTAGAGTAAGTCGTGAAAAACTCGCCTTTATTATGGATGCTACTGCAGCACCAATTACTGGTCTTGCTATTATTTCTACTTGGATTGGGCTTGAAATTTCACTTATTCGTAGTGGTTATGATTTGATTGATAATGCAACTTTTGCTCACCTTGGCATAGCTAAAGAAGAAATCAACGCTTTTGAAATTTTTGTACAAACCTTGCCTTATAGATTTTATAATCTTTTTATGTTGATTTTTGTTGTTTTGACAATTTATACAGGTAGAGAATTTGGGCCTATGCTAAAAGCAGAACTTCGAGCTAGAGCGGGTAAATTTTCTCATGGACATGAGCAAATTGATAATATAGAAGATAAAGTATTGGAACCAAAAGAACATGTAAAATTACAAGCTTCAAATGCGATCATTCCTTTGGCTGTGTTAATTGTATTTTCTTTTATAGGTTTTTATTTTAGTGGTTATAATGCTTTAGATGATGCAAGCATTAAAGCGCAAATTGATGCTGCCCCGCTTAGTTTGTTTGCTTTTAGAGAAACTTTTGGTGCAGCAGATGCTTCTGTGGTATTGTTTCAAGCAGCACTTTTAGCAACTATAGTGGCGATTATTTTAGGAATGTATAGAAAAATCTTTACTCTAAAAGAGGCAATTGCGGTTTGGACACATGGTTGGAGAACGATGATTATGACGGTAATTATTTTACTTTGTGCGTGGTCGCTTGCTTCTGTGATTAAAGATCTTGGGACTTCTAAGTATTTAATCGATCTTTTTTCGGATAAAACACCTATTTATTTATTGCCAACTGCAATTTTTATTTTTGCTTCTATCATTTCTTTTTCAACAGGAACTAGTTATGGTACCATGGGTATTTTAATGCCTTTGGCTATTCCTTTGGCGATGGCTGTTGGGGTGCATAATGACTTAAGTGGCTTAGAATTACACCAGTATATGATTATTAACATTTCAGGTGTGCTAACAGGAGCGATTTTTGGAGATCATTGTTCGCCAATTTCTGATACGACCATTCTTTCTTCTATGGGAAGCAAGTGCGATCTTTTGGCGCATGTTAGTACGCAAATGCCTTATGCTTTGAGTGTTTGTGCTATTAGTATACTTTGTGGTTATTTACCAGTGGCATTAGGGTTGAATGTATGGCTTGGACTTGCATTTGGTATTGTAGCAATGGTAGCCTTGCTTTATGTAGTTGGTAAAAAGGTAGATGCTTAA